A genomic window from Chaetodon trifascialis isolate fChaTrf1 chromosome 22, fChaTrf1.hap1, whole genome shotgun sequence includes:
- the nrf1 gene encoding nuclear respiratory factor 1, whose amino-acid sequence MDEHVVHQTEHMTTIEASAVSQQVQQVHVATFTEASMMSAEEDSTSSPDDDPYDDTDILNSAGTDEVTAHLAAAGPVGMAAAAAVATGKKRKRPHIFESNPSIRKRQQTRLLRKLRATLDEYTTRVGQQAIVLCISPSKPNPVFKVFGAAPLENVVRKYKGMMLEDLENALAEHAPAGGELASELPPLTIDGIPVSVDKMTQAQLRAFIPEMLKYSTGRGKPGWGKESCKPVWWPEDIPWANVRSDVRTEEQKQRVSWTQALRTIVKNCYKQHGREDLLYAFEDQQVTTAAPTQHHLATAQSIAHLVPSQTVVQTINNPDGTVSLIQVGTGHTVATLADASELPGVTVAQVNYSTVTDGEVEQNWATLQGNEMTIQTTQASEATQAVASLAEAAVAASQEIQPGATVTMALNSEAAAHAVATLAEATLQGGGQIVLAETAAAVGALAGVQDATGLVQIPVSMYQTVVTSLAQGNRPVQVAMAPVATRIDNTVTLDGQAVEVVTLEQ is encoded by the exons ATGGACGAGCACGTCGTTCACCAGACGGAACACATGACCACCATCGAGGCCAGCGCCGTCAgccagcaggtccagcag GTGCACGTGGCCACCTTTACTGAAGCATCCATGATGAGCGCAGAGGAAGACTCGACGTCCTCACCAGATGACGATCCATACGATGACACGGACATCCTCAACTCGGCTGGCACGGATGAGGTCACCGCACACCTAGCTGCCGCAG gtccaGTAGGCATGGCAGCGGCTGCTGCTGTGGCAACTggtaagaaaagaaagaggccTCACATCTTTGAATCGAACCCCTCCATCCGTAAGAGGCAGCAGACTCGTCTGCTCAG GAAGCTGCGAGCCACCCTGGATGAGTACACCACCAGAGTGGGCCAGCAGGCCATCGTGCTGTGCATCTCCCCCTCCAAACCCAACCCTGTGTTCAAGGTGTTCGGTGCTGCTCCTCTGGAGAATGTG gTGAGGAAGTATAAGGGCATGATGTTGGAGGATCTGGAGAACGCTCTGGCTGAACATGCCCCCGCTGGTGGCGAGCTGGCCTCAGAGCTGCCCCCTCTCACCATCGATGGCATTCCTGTGTCTGTGGACAAGATGACCCAG GCCCAGCTGCGAGCGTTCATCCCAGAGATGCTGAAGTACTCAACGGGCCGAGGGAAGCCTGGCTGGGGAAAGGAGAGCTGCAAGCCAGTGTGGTGGCCTGAGGACATCCCGTGGGCCAATGTCCGCAGTGACGTCcgcacagaggagcagaaacagagg GTGTCGTGGACGCAGGCGTTGCGGACCATCGTTAAAAACTGCTACAAGCAGCACGGCCGCGAGGATCTGCTGTACGCTTTCGAGGACCAACAGGTAACCACGGCAGCCCCCACCCAGCACCACCTGGCCACCGCGCAGAGCATCGCTCACCTTGTGCCCTCACAAACGGTGGTACAGACCATCAACAACCCCGACGGAACAGTCTCGCTCATCCAG GTTGGCACAGGACACACAGTTGCCACTCTGGCGGATGCTTCAGAGCTACCCGGTGTGACGGTGGCGCAGGTCAACTACTCCACTGTGACTGATGGAGAG GTGGAGCAGAACTGGGCCACCCTCCAAGGCAACGAGATGACAATCCAAACCACTCAGGCCTCAGAGGCCACGCAGGCGGTGGCGTCCCTGGCTGAGGCCGCCGTCGCTGCCAGTCAGGAGATTCAGCCCGGAGCCACCGTCACAATGGCTCTGAACAG tgagGCGGCAGCCCATGCCGTGGCGACGTTGGCTGAGGCCACTCTACAAGGCGGAGGGCAGATTGTGCTGGCggagacagcagctgctgttgggGCGCTGGCAGGGGTTCAAGATGCCACAG GTCTGGTCCAGATCCCGGTCAGCATGTACCAGACTGTCGTGACCAGCCTCGCCCAGGGCAACCGGCCCGTCCAGGTCGCAATGGCACCTGTGGCCACACGCATAGATAACACTGTCACGCTGGACGGCCAGGCGGTGGAGGTTGTGACCCTGGAGCAGTGA